The genomic DNA CCGACGACCAGCCGACCACCGCCCTGCGCTCGGACGGAGGCGGCGGCGCCACGACCATGCTGCCGCCCATGAACCCGGACGACGGCGGCTACGGCTACGACGAGCGCCCCGACCGGCGCCGCCAGCAGCCCCGCAAGAAGAACACCTCCACGATCTTCCTGGTGCTGGCCGGCATCCTCGTCCTCGTCGGCGCCATCCTGATCGGCAAGTACGCCTTCAGCGGGGACGGCGGACCGAGCAACGACAAGGTCCCGGTGCCCGCCTTCGTCGGCCTGAGCAAGGCCGACGCCCAGCAGCAGGCCGACAACATCGACCTGGTGCTGACGTTCAAGCAGCAGGAGTGCGAGGACCAGCCCAAGGGCAACATCTGCGCCCAGGACCCCAAGCAGGGCACCGACGTCGAGAAGAAGTCCACCGTCAACCTGGTGGTCTCGACCGGCGCACCCAAGGTCGAGGTCCCCGACGTCGAGGGGCTCACCTTCAGCGAGGCCGAAGCCGCCCTCAAGGAAAAGGGCTTCGAGGTCGAGAAGCAGTCGGAGGAGTCCACCCAGACCCCGGACACCGTGCTCACGCAGGACCCCAAGAGCGGTGCGTCACAGGAGAAGGGCTCCACCGTCACTCTCACCGTCGCCAAGGAGACGGCACAGGTGACCGTGCCCGACCTGAGCGGCATGGCGCCCGAGGACGCCAGGAAGCGGCTGGAGGAGCAGGGGCTCGTGCTCGGCACACAGGAGCAGGTCGAGTCCACCGCGCAGGCCGAAGGAACCATCTTCGAGCAGACCCCCAACGGCGGGAAGGACGTCGACCGCGGCAGCACGGTCAACGTGAAGATCGCCAAGGCCCCGGCCAATGAGAAGATCCCGATGCCGAAGGTCACTCAGATGACCGTTGCCCAAGCCAAGCAGGTCCTCGCTCAGAACGGCCTTCAGCTCGAGAAAGTCGAAGGCGGCGGTGACGACAACGCCGTAGTGGTGGCCAGCAACCCGGTGGAGGGCCAGGAGGTCAAGAAGGGCGACAAGGTCATCCTCTTTGCCCCCGCCCAGCAGGGTGGCAACAATGGCGGGGGCACCATCGCTGGCCTCCCCGGATTCGGCAACTGACACCATCTCCCACACTGCCCAGAGCCCCGGACCTCAGCGGAGGGACCGGGGCTCTACAGCGCGTAGAGGCAGCGTCACGTGACGGTCATCAATCCAGCTGTATTTTTGCTATTTTGTCACATTGCAGGGACATGCCAAGCCGGGTAACGTCTCTTTGCGCAAGATCAACTCCCGTCTGAGACATCTTGGAGATGACCTCATGCGCAAAACACTGTCCACCCTTTTCGCGGTATTTGCCATGCTCGCTAGTGGTATCGCCTTCGCACCCAACGCCAGCGCAGCGGCATCCGCCTATGGGTGTAGCGGAAATCTGGTCGGCACTTACGACGTAAGAACCGGCGGTGGCACCAAGTACGGCGTCATCAACGTCTACTACAGCTCCGCAAACGGCGGCACCAACTGCGCCGCCGTCGTCGATACTTACTGGGGTACCGGCACGACCAAGAACATGATCGCCAGCATCTGGAAGTGCAAGGCCGGAACCGTACCAGGCGGCGGCACCTGCAGCATCGACACGCAAGACAACGACAACGGCTACTACTCCTGGTACGCCGGACCCGTCACCGTCACGGGTACGGCTTCTCGCTGCATCTCCGTCTGGGGCACGATCTGGAGCCCCTCCAACTCAACGGACGCCAACGGCCGTGGGGTAGCAGTCCACTGCGGCTAGCCTCGATCTTTCGTGAGGGTCCGCTGACGGAGTCGGCGGACCCTTTCGTCTCCCGAGCTGATGGTCGGCAGACCGGTAGCGCGGCTGTCGCGCCGGGTGGGCGTCGGATTCCGCTGCCCGGGACAGTTGACGGTGCTGGTCAGCCAGGGTTTGGCAGGAGCCCGAGTCGTTCGAGTGCGGTACTGATCTCGCCGGTCAAGGGCCAATGCTTGTTGAGGCAGAGGATCTTGCGGCGGCTGGTGGTGACGAGTTGGGCGGCCGCGGAGGGCTGGCGGAATTGCCGCAGCGGGGTTCCCGGAGCCGGGTAGTGCCGGTGAGAGCGAGCATGGGCAGCCAGGCCGGCAGGTCGGAGCGATCTGGACGATCTCAAGCCAGGCCCTGTTCTGAGCTGCCTGGTGCAGGGGCAGGTTGTGCAGGCCGGTGCCGTGCGGCTCGGATCCGGTGGACGTGCCTTCATATGTCAGAACTCGTTAAGTCCGGTTGACCACGTCATCCCAAAAGGGAAAGCCGGGCAATGATCAACGAGACGGCTCTACTGGAATCGCGCACCCTGCGCAGCGGCACGGCATCCTCGAACGCACGGACGTACTCGACCGCATAAAGGCCTGTCCCTCCTGCCGAACGGCATACACGTGACTACGGTGATGGTGGCGACGTACTTCCAAGTCACCGCCGAAGCCGTCCGA from Streptomyces sp. CB09001 includes the following:
- the pknB gene encoding Stk1 family PASTA domain-containing Ser/Thr kinase, yielding MEEPRRLGGRYELGPVLGRGGMAEVYHAHDTRLGRQVAVKTLRADLARDPSFQARFRREAQSAASLNHPAIVAVYDTGEDYIDNVSIPYIVMEYVDGSTLRELLHSGRKLLPERTLEMTIGILQALEYSHRAGIVHRDIKPANVMLTRNGQVKVMDFGIARAMGDSGMTMTQTAAVIGTAQYLSPEQAKGEQVDARSDLYSTGCLLYELLTVRPPFVGDSPVAVAYQHVREEPQAPSVFDPEITPEMDAIVLKALTKDPDYRYQSADEMRADIEACLDGQPVAATAALGAMAAGGYGAYPDDQPTTALRSDGGGGATTMLPPMNPDDGGYGYDERPDRRRQQPRKKNTSTIFLVLAGILVLVGAILIGKYAFSGDGGPSNDKVPVPAFVGLSKADAQQQADNIDLVLTFKQQECEDQPKGNICAQDPKQGTDVEKKSTVNLVVSTGAPKVEVPDVEGLTFSEAEAALKEKGFEVEKQSEESTQTPDTVLTQDPKSGASQEKGSTVTLTVAKETAQVTVPDLSGMAPEDARKRLEEQGLVLGTQEQVESTAQAEGTIFEQTPNGGKDVDRGSTVNVKIAKAPANEKIPMPKVTQMTVAQAKQVLAQNGLQLEKVEGGGDDNAVVVASNPVEGQEVKKGDKVILFAPAQQGGNNGGGTIAGLPGFGN